tattattatttttgcctcTGCTATATTTCTAGCAGAGATTTTTCACCAAGTTTCTTACAGTGATACTCATCTCTGGACAGCTATTTAAAGATTTGTTGGCATAGCTTCTTGAATAGATTATTCATTCCAGCTTGTGTGCGATGTGGGAATGCAAATCCTCTGTCAAGTCCAAGCGAGCACTGAATGGGAAGAGCTGAGAAACAGGCTGAGACATTCCAGCTACTCATTCACTTCACTCTTTCAGTACATCTGTCCAGGACTCATTTTGGCTGCACCTCCGATCTTCTCCTCCATAAACTCACTTGTTTATCGATGTATTTTCTTCCCTGGACTGGTAGCAGTTAGCATGTGTGTATTTCTGTACCCATGAGCGTCCTTGTCCAGGAGCTCGTCTATTCTGTAAGGGCTGTTTGAGGAAAATGGAGGGTTATTTGCTTGGAAGTTGTGAGCTGCCAGGTCAtggcatttcttctgtttttcagaccGAGGAGGACCCTGCAAACACCGTTCTAGAACCGCTGTGGCCAGAGATACAGCAGGAACTGAAAATTATCGAATCTGAAGAGGAGCTCTTGCTCCTGCCAGCAGCTGTCCCCAAGATGGGCCTAATTACTGAATCCTCTCCTTCAGTACAAACAGATAGTTTTTCCTCTGGCCCAGAGCAGAGTCCAGCACTGTCTGAGCAGAGATCTGCAAGCAGAACACCACAGACAACAACTCAGGTGCCTTTATTGGGTGCCACTGGCATGGAACGACAGGACAGCCTCCACAACTGCCAGTCTGATGTGgctgcacagcagagctgtgcatcAGCCCTACCCAAAGTGGGTACTCTTTCAACTGGCACAGCCGCTCCAAAGAACCATCACCCAGTTGTGAAGGACAGCAGGAGTGAATGTCTCACTCCTTCCCTGGACTGGAAGCTTCACAGACAATCAGAATTTAATGAGGTTGCCCCAAGTGATGAGTTTTCTTGTTCCAAAGGACAgttggggagagaaaaagatagCATtcaccagctgcagaaggaaaaggatggTCTTACCAGAGTCCAGACTCAGAGGGAGAAGCCTGAGATAATGACTGCTGATGAAAGGGACACATTCTCCTCCAAGGCACTGAGTGGAGCTGGAATCCAGGAGCTGAAGGAGGGCAATGCTGTTAGCAGAATCCAAGATGCTGGTGACCAGGATGACGAGGACACCTGGACAGATAATGTCCAGAGCTTAGAACTTGTGGAGCCATGGGAGGATCACCAGTGGGTTACAAGCCCGCTCCATTCCCCTACCTTTAAGGACATTCAGGAGAAGATGATACAGGAGTTTCAGCCACAGAGACAGAGAGCAGAGACAGGCCTTTCTCTTAGACCACGGTTCAGTCGCAGCCTTTCCCTGGACAGTAAAGACACAGTGATGAGTCTGTGGACTATCCCATTCTCTTTCATAGATGCCACGGACCAGCAGCAACCATGCAGTGACATTCTGCCAGTGACTTGTGAGCTACCGAAAACACAACCCATCTCCCCCTCTAGTTCAGGCAAAGCGAAGCAAGATGAGAATGGCACAAGGTCTCCAGAAGAACCTTTGAAACCTGAGGAGCTGAGGTACCCCCTCAGCAGGGAGGAAGCACCAGCTGAGAAAGAAAGACCATCCAGAATCCCTGTTTCAGGGCCAGAGGAGAAGAAAGTGGATGTAAGCAATGAAAACCCTTGGAGCTCAAAGCCTGAGCTGCCTTTACCATACCAAAATAGCCCAGGCAGTTCTTCACAGGTGAAGAGCACAAAGGAGGAGTTATCCATATCTCAGGATGCTGCCCTGGGAGGAGAGACAGTTACCAAAGCATTGTTCTCTGCCACTGAGTCACGGCTGAGTAATAAAGATGAAGAAACACCTCGCAAAGGGAAGACTAGGCCATCATCCCTCAACTTGGATTCACTCCTTCCAGCCCCAGATTTCTTCACATTCGAGAGCCTGTCCATGCCCTCTGCCCCTGGGAATCGCCTGCGTGGGCAGAAGGAAGTAAAAACCAGTGATTCTGTTCCATCCCTTCcgactgcctgccctgctgccagtAAAGGCATTCCCTGGGGGTCTCATTTCAATGCCCACGGGGATCTAGACTTGGATTACCTGGCAGTGGCCCATGCCACCACTGGCCGCCGTAACTCTGCCCCTGTCAGCGTGTCGGCAGTCAGGACCTCCTTCATGATTAAGATGTGCCAGGCTAGAGCGGTGCCTGTTATACCGCCCAAGATTCAGTACACCCAGATTCCCCAACCCCTGCAGGCTCAGAACACTGCTCCGCAGTCCgagaagaaggaagcagaagCCAAGCAGGCCATCAGGCAGAATCAACGGGTTGCATGGAGCCACCTAGAGGCTCCCAAGAGCCCACTGACAGAGAAGAAAGccaaagcagagaaagaaaacagtgaccCAGCTCAAAAGGACTCAGCCTGTCCTTGGCACAGCAGCCTTGGCTCTCCACTGGAGCCATCTCAGTCTAGTCATCACCCCACTCTGGATGCCCCTGTTCTGCGCCGAAAGCGCACCTCTGAGGGGGAGACAGCTGGAGATAACCCGCAGTCCTCAAAGATGGAGAGGCCATCAGGGTTCTCCAAGCCTTCCTATAGATCTAGGCCTGGAAGACCCCAGAGTCTGATTCTCTTCAGTCCCCCTTTCCCCATTATGGACCATCCCTCCTCTTCAGCAGACTCGAGGGTGTTGTTATCACCCATAAGGAGCCCCACTCAGACCACGTCTTCGAGCCCCATTTGTAGTGATCTGTCTGAGACTTCGTGGACAACTCCTGAGGGGGTGACACTGCGGAACAAAATGACCATCCCCAAGAATGGCCAGAGGCTGGAGACCTCTACTAGCTGCTTTTACCAGCCCCAGAGGCGCTCTGTGATTCTGGATGGACGAAGCGGGAGGCAGATTGAGTAACAACTGCTTCTCTTATTCCTTTTCTGTGGTGGATGGGATGGTAGTGTCCAAGACCAACTCTCTTGCCATTTCGCTGTTGTTATAACTATTTTGTGCAAGATGGACCCAAATCCTTTATGGtttcctgcaaagcattttgctacGGAGAGTCATAGtctttttgtcttgcttttccttccctttctcacccCTGCCTAGTCCctcactctgctttttttttgtaagctagTCCCAGGGAATTTGCATTTCCTCATACTTATTGCCTAACAAGCCCTGTGAAAGTCTCATCCCcctgatggaaaaaaaggaaaaataaatcttggtATAATTAGAAAATAGGGCTGGGAGAAAACACTGTTCCAAAGCactgcagcccagggtgcaggggcGCAATATCTGCTGAGGAGGTAAGTCCAGATGTTTGGGACCTCCTTCCATTGTTTCCCAGCCACCAGTGAAGGACCGTGCCTATCCATCTCTGTTGTCTGATTTTGACAGTGTAAATAAAcagtgcaggaggctggggaTAGCTGAAGAGGAAGGTGAAGCTGGCATGAGCATGTCACACAGGGTGTGAGACACCCAAGGATGTTCCAGTGACAAACGTAAAACCTGAaggcgctgcctccagctctgtccTTGCATCAAAGATGTGCTCTTTACAGCATGTGCAAAGGGTGGAATGAAAGTAGCTGGACAGGAGACGCCTAGTTGTTCTTTTAATCTTACAAATCCTGCTCATGAGTTTTGTTGTGTTCAGCCGCACCTTCCTTGGGCAGTCAAGATCCGTGTGGTTGGGGAATGAGTGTGCAGTGTTTTGTCCAGTGGTAGAGACTTCTCAGGCTGGTATCAATGAAATCAAAGATATGGTCATAACAAAGGCCGGTATCAACTAATTTCATCATTGCTTAAAGACAGATGACACCTCTGCAGCTATCTCCAGCTGTGTTCCATGCTGtcaacagcagagaaaagcaagaggATCTTCTGATCTGCATGTCCTTGGGCTATTGCTCTCTTGCACCCCGACTGACATATCTTTGACCCTTGGTCTTTCGTTGCCACTGTGTGGCATGTCCCCAGGTGCTTCTTCTTCCTTTAAACTTCCTCTCCTTGTGATTTTACACTGTTTCTTTGAGAGCGTGGCTGGTTGTCACCTCTCTGTCCCTCAGTGCTTTAAGACTGATTAAGAGTATGGTAAAGAGGATGATTTGTGGGACTGCAGAACAGATCATGAATGATATCCTGAGAGGGGGATTTGAAGTGAATTAAACTCTCTCCTGAAGGGCCATTATTGTTACAGACAAATACACGTTCATATAAGCAACAGCTGCCGTGGGAATAGAATTAAAGCTTTCTTTATAAAGCTTCTAACTCTATGTTCACCGCAGGCTCATCTATTGCCTGGTGACCGTGGGCGATTGCAAAGTCAGGTACAGCCTGTGCTGTCTCTGCAATTTAAGTGTCACTAGTGACTACGGAGGAAACAGGAACACAGGTGTTGCTGCCAGCACTGAGACTGTCCCAGTAATGGTCCATCATTCATGGAGATGTCTGAGTCTGTAGGCCCTCAGATGGGTATTATGGGCTATAGTTTAAGCAGTAAATGAGCATCTGGTAGGAAGTGCCGGAGCCACCACAATGAGCATCAGTCAGAATTTCCCAATGGTTGTAtgtttagggctttttttctgaagtactgtCATTTTCAAGTTGTTAGCAAACTCAGCCCATGAGCTCCTGGTCTGTACTGGATGTGTCACTTAATTAGTGTCCAGAGCCTGTACAGCGCTTTCTCTTCACACTTTGATTGCTAAAGGGGAGAGATTCCAGGGTACTTTTGAGAAGTTCTGAGCCCACAAATGCAAGGCATATGTCTTCAGCAGAATTTTCTCCTGCCGTACCCAAGGGGAGTGTGAAAAAACAAGAGGGACACCAGTTGGAGTCTTTGATCCTCCCCACTGTACTCCTCATTTGTGCATAGCACCACATAAGAGAAAGCACAGCAGAGAACTAAGTCCGTGCTGTCAGTTTTATTGAGGGAGAATATTAAACCAGATGAGAGCCTGGAGTTCTTGTTCAGGTCCATGTTCTCCCACAGATGTCAGCCTATGCTTTACCTGGGCAAGCCGTGGACAGCACGTCCAATATGCAGCTTCATGACAACTGTATTATTCTCCTCCCAGACCGTAAGATGCCTGTGCAGCCTCCTATTAGAACTAGCAAATTGCCAGTCCTCCATGCTCCTCCTAGTTagcacagctctgtgctgtgTTCACATGGCACCTGAATGCCCTTTTTACTGCCTCATGGGAAAGCTTTTAATGGCAAATGACTTGCGAAGGTGCGATACAAGGTATTGTAAGGTATTGGtaaggctttggagaaagtaaaaGTTGTGGAAATGATGCCCAGGTTTTTTTGGCGTCAACAAAATAGTTTACTTTGGGCAGGGATTTATATTCTCTCCGTTCCTAGAAGTTTTGACTGCCAAGGCATCTGGAATGGAGCCAGCGAAGCTCACAAAGTaatatatcaaaagaaaaaagaaaatgtgatgaaaCCTTGGCACCTTTAAACcgttctctttttttcccctccttattcTCATATCAGATGATCTATGAACAAGAAATGAGGTCTGGCAATTTGTATATAATACACTGTCTCAACTCTTAACAGCATTCCAGTAAGTAATAGCGCTTTTGGCATAAGTGGTGAAACTCCTGCAAGAAAACATTACTAGAAATCTTTACTTAATATTAAAGATCAGCCTCGACTAAAATGTGTATCCAGACTATACTTTTAAAAGATGCTTCAGAATTTGAACTCGGATCCAGATCCTGGATTTTATTTAAGCAGAGATTCTGTAATGACCTCTCTATTCTGTAGATCGATCTCATCTCTATCTACAATTTCATCTCCAGCCTTCAGATGAGGTATCAAACTTCTAGGAGCGTAACCAAGTGGACTTAATGCAGGCACATCACTATAGCTGTGTGGTCACAAGTGGGCTTGTATCAAGACTGCTGAGATAAAGCCCCAGATCCTGCAGAGCTGAGAATACTTGTTTAGTTGCAAAGTGCACCATTGCACAAGTGTCACCATACCCAACCCCAGGCTTAGACTTCTGCAGAGTTTGTAATGCTTACTGATGGATCCATCTTGATACTGGTAGCTGCAGTCATCTGCAAGGACCAGAGCTTGGTATTTCGAGCCAGAAGACAGAAGCCCTCTTCCATTAAATGGTGCTGACTGTGTGGTTAGAGCTTTCTGAGATCCAACTTTACTAAGCCATTTCTGAAGTCAGCTTCAGGGTCAGACCTGACGTCATTTTTGCTTCAGAGCCCTTAGGTTGTCCTCTGCCAGCCTGCAGGAGCAGACTGAACCTGAGACTGGAAGCTGTTCTGAAGTTCAGCGTTTTGCAGTGATACATTGTGGGTACCAAACTCCTACCCTGCAACACTAGAGGCTTCAAAAAaggattgtgggttttttgcttggttttggatttgctc
Above is a window of Larus michahellis chromosome 1, bLarMic1.1, whole genome shotgun sequence DNA encoding:
- the ARHGAP31 gene encoding rho GTPase-activating protein 31; the protein is MKNKGAKQKLKRKGAASAFGCDLTEYLESSGQDVPYVLKSCAEFIETHGIVDGIYRLSGVTSNIQKLRQEFVSDQCPDLTREVYLQDIHCVGSLCKLYFRELPNPLLTYELYKKFTEAVSRFPEDEQLARIQNVIQELPPSHYRTLEYLIKHLTHLASFSNMTNMHTRNLALVWAPNLLRSKEIEAVGCNGDAAFLEVRVQQLVIEFILNHVDQIFNNNRKASCAENIESASVVKSLTLPSASLPMKLVSLEEAQARSLSASHPARKERRENSLPEIVPVTGSLFHTVVDLPDSKRKLSTKSKKWKSIFNLGRSGSESKSKLSRNGSVFVRAQKLSEKATIRPAKSMDSLCSLPVEGEDEKSRFKRAVTTGGFFVPVMKIRTGGTGSSYDLSKENEWEREGSGMGAKGCSEMSGEKGPPRTPQAKSPPEQLKVFRAAEDAENEQTSPKGGRMFYTSETATKSGFPSSLFPLEASPRHQRKALNISEPFAVSVPLRVSAVISTNSTPCRVPAKEKLSLSSLEELSSLVAESTSPSAQEAGTHTRTEQVPDRKEKQTGPTLPVTASRGSHPEELVAAKKPEFLETPQPAAENQETLCVQSSSTSSTNSPQQSSEQSPTLEQTPASEVHTGPLPADKAEQGQLKTKDVSSESSCVQQEIEMDKAEERSPLRDVTEEDPANTVLEPLWPEIQQELKIIESEEELLLLPAAVPKMGLITESSPSVQTDSFSSGPEQSPALSEQRSASRTPQTTTQVPLLGATGMERQDSLHNCQSDVAAQQSCASALPKVGTLSTGTAAPKNHHPVVKDSRSECLTPSLDWKLHRQSEFNEVAPSDEFSCSKGQLGREKDSIHQLQKEKDGLTRVQTQREKPEIMTADERDTFSSKALSGAGIQELKEGNAVSRIQDAGDQDDEDTWTDNVQSLELVEPWEDHQWVTSPLHSPTFKDIQEKMIQEFQPQRQRAETGLSLRPRFSRSLSLDSKDTVMSLWTIPFSFIDATDQQQPCSDILPVTCELPKTQPISPSSSGKAKQDENGTRSPEEPLKPEELRYPLSREEAPAEKERPSRIPVSGPEEKKVDVSNENPWSSKPELPLPYQNSPGSSSQVKSTKEELSISQDAALGGETVTKALFSATESRLSNKDEETPRKGKTRPSSLNLDSLLPAPDFFTFESLSMPSAPGNRLRGQKEVKTSDSVPSLPTACPAASKGIPWGSHFNAHGDLDLDYLAVAHATTGRRNSAPVSVSAVRTSFMIKMCQARAVPVIPPKIQYTQIPQPLQAQNTAPQSEKKEAEAKQAIRQNQRVAWSHLEAPKSPLTEKKAKAEKENSDPAQKDSACPWHSSLGSPLEPSQSSHHPTLDAPVLRRKRTSEGETAGDNPQSSKMERPSGFSKPSYRSRPGRPQSLILFSPPFPIMDHPSSSADSRVLLSPIRSPTQTTSSSPICSDLSETSWTTPEGVTLRNKMTIPKNGQRLETSTSCFYQPQRRSVILDGRSGRQIE